The following proteins are co-located in the Leptospira weilii genome:
- a CDS encoding DUF1564 family protein: MRTRKAKQPIRHLRLLKPSRSGRTQSDRKTILVLDSQRNLKKLGSPADLNIPKGLVPFLNRRIRDAGSLRLLLNQCIYKKWYLLSVPTQTQRDKIGYQKQKLELKRFPFRPFEDDWIELRRLALLYGVSMCRMFVKLLETEFFPPNSNRLRLPGFVREKIPSPAIDIITNQHIQPEDLSILQEGEFIQIAS, from the coding sequence ATGAGGACAAGAAAGGCAAAACAACCAATTCGACATTTGCGCTTATTGAAACCAAGCCGTTCCGGAAGAACGCAATCTGATCGGAAAACTATCTTAGTTTTGGATTCTCAAAGGAATCTGAAGAAACTTGGTTCTCCAGCGGATCTTAATATTCCTAAAGGACTGGTTCCATTTTTAAACAGAAGAATTCGTGACGCGGGTTCTTTGAGGTTACTTTTGAATCAATGTATTTATAAAAAATGGTATTTGTTATCGGTTCCAACGCAGACTCAAAGAGATAAGATTGGTTATCAAAAACAAAAGCTCGAATTGAAGAGATTTCCATTTCGACCTTTTGAAGATGATTGGATAGAACTCAGGAGACTTGCGCTTCTTTACGGGGTTTCAATGTGTAGAATGTTTGTCAAACTACTTGAAACGGAATTTTTTCCCCCGAATTCCAACCGCCTTCGTCTTCCTGGATTCGTCAGAGAAAAAATTCCATCTCCAGCAATCGACATCATCACCAATCAGCACATCCAGCCCGAAGACTTGAGCATTCTTCAAGAAGGAGAATTCATTCAAATAGCGAGTTGA
- a CDS encoding HNH endonuclease produces the protein MEQVPSFIDFKKIIIIGNRTQEKNCAICKREFSNKIKPSREHLFPESIGGTITVFGIYCIKCNSTLGKGIDKDLFENFQFPATVLNVFRSNSNPLPNFKVKLSNSGDQKNIAVIKPGGLIQQDKWIEEEISNNKRNIKIRGNTEQEILNKAIKVEKSLLERKKPYHKGAIKELDRSVILEESLMDFDLSFSTGNLNVLLSILKMAFTYCLKENVPLEFISHIPSLLKKEDKRLGIVIPYPYPRLSSDEISKLDIYHSILLIGVSKQNELFAVVELFSCFKYHVFLSSRFEGPDFATFISQNCITGNEKSDPKPTLNYEIFVTPKEITEAQVIEGFEKQVNPFRSLIDRIIWSHLLDKKLDFDFGPLKKGEIINESRLQEILVQRIHPNPTFEILNH, from the coding sequence ATGGAACAAGTTCCGTCATTTATTGATTTCAAAAAAATTATAATTATAGGAAATCGAACTCAAGAAAAGAACTGCGCTATTTGTAAGAGAGAGTTTTCAAATAAGATAAAACCATCTAGAGAACATTTGTTCCCCGAGAGTATTGGAGGAACCATAACAGTATTCGGAATATATTGTATCAAATGCAATTCAACCCTTGGAAAGGGTATAGATAAAGATCTATTCGAAAATTTTCAATTTCCTGCAACTGTCTTAAATGTTTTCAGGTCAAATTCCAATCCATTGCCTAATTTTAAAGTAAAACTCAGTAACTCGGGAGACCAGAAAAATATCGCTGTAATAAAGCCCGGTGGTCTTATACAGCAGGATAAGTGGATTGAAGAAGAAATCTCAAATAACAAAAGAAATATAAAAATTAGAGGAAATACCGAACAAGAGATATTGAATAAAGCAATAAAGGTCGAAAAGAGTCTTCTTGAGAGGAAAAAACCATATCACAAAGGAGCAATCAAAGAACTCGATAGAAGCGTTATCCTAGAGGAAAGCTTAATGGATTTCGATTTAAGCTTTTCCACAGGAAATCTAAATGTTTTGCTTTCTATTCTAAAAATGGCATTCACATATTGCTTAAAAGAAAATGTACCTCTCGAATTTATTAGTCATATCCCTTCATTATTGAAGAAAGAGGATAAAAGACTTGGTATAGTTATACCTTACCCATATCCCCGCCTTTCCTCTGACGAAATTTCTAAATTAGACATTTACCATAGTATATTATTGATTGGAGTTTCAAAGCAGAACGAATTATTCGCAGTAGTTGAATTATTCTCATGTTTTAAATATCATGTTTTTTTGAGTTCTAGATTCGAAGGTCCGGACTTTGCAACTTTTATCAGTCAAAATTGTATTACCGGAAATGAAAAATCTGATCCTAAACCCACATTAAATTATGAAATCTTTGTGACTCCGAAAGAAATTACGGAAGCCCAGGTTATTGAAGGATTTGAGAAACAAGTAAATCCTTTTCGCTCTCTGATTGATCGGATTATTTGGTCGCATCTTTTAGATAAAAAATTGGACTTCGATTTCGGTCCCTTAAAAAAAGGAGAAATAATAAATGAGTCCCGACTTCAAGAAATTCTTGTACAACGAATACATCCTAATCCTACCTTCGAAATACTAAATCATTAG
- a CDS encoding class I SAM-dependent methyltransferase — MIEDVSKFNFETVKIDPFWNLGSERELKAHRIHSYPAKFPAFIATKAFEFARSQNQNLDKVADIFCGCGTTAFEAARSGIDFWGCDINPVATMIAKAKSQKYQTYRLNKYKNEILKQAKSIPFNKVEMINNERLRYWHTKKTLFELSRLKQAIHFCVPENSNYRLFFICAFSNILKASSLWLTKSIKPQLDKTKKTKNILFLYNEQCDFMIQANDESGTLSNSKIDIQTGNFLNENVSFPKVDLVVTSPPYVTSYEYADLHQLSSMWLDFATDYRILRNGSIGSLQHDYNFNSEWKNLNESGTKIVSKLIYQNKRKAKSVAKYFLDMQKVALKSYEILNKKGIAFFVIGNTEYKKVRIDNALHLAQSLNQAGFKKILTSKRKISKKILTPYRDKGGRFTTDSAGRRVYSEEFILIGIKG, encoded by the coding sequence ATGATCGAGGATGTTTCAAAATTCAATTTCGAAACTGTAAAAATTGATCCGTTCTGGAATTTGGGTAGCGAGCGAGAATTAAAAGCGCACAGAATTCATTCATATCCGGCTAAGTTTCCTGCTTTTATTGCAACTAAGGCATTCGAATTTGCTCGTAGCCAGAATCAAAATCTCGACAAAGTGGCTGATATTTTCTGTGGATGCGGAACTACGGCTTTCGAAGCTGCCCGGAGTGGAATAGATTTTTGGGGTTGCGATATTAATCCCGTAGCCACTATGATTGCGAAAGCAAAAAGTCAAAAATACCAAACGTATAGACTCAATAAGTATAAAAACGAAATATTGAAGCAAGCTAAGAGTATTCCTTTCAATAAGGTTGAGATGATAAATAACGAAAGGCTTAGATATTGGCATACAAAGAAGACTTTATTCGAACTCAGTAGATTAAAACAAGCGATCCATTTCTGTGTTCCTGAGAATAGTAATTATCGGCTTTTTTTTATCTGTGCATTTTCGAATATTCTTAAAGCATCATCCTTATGGCTTACAAAATCAATTAAGCCACAACTTGATAAGACAAAGAAAACAAAGAATATTCTTTTCTTATATAATGAACAATGCGACTTCATGATACAGGCGAATGATGAAAGTGGTACTTTAAGCAATTCCAAAATAGATATACAGACTGGAAATTTCCTTAATGAAAATGTTAGCTTTCCGAAAGTCGATTTAGTCGTAACTAGTCCGCCTTATGTAACTTCCTATGAATATGCAGATTTACATCAGCTTTCGTCGATGTGGTTAGATTTCGCAACTGATTACCGGATTCTACGAAATGGGTCGATTGGTAGTCTCCAGCATGATTACAATTTTAATAGCGAGTGGAAAAATCTGAATGAAAGTGGAACTAAAATTGTTTCCAAATTAATTTATCAAAATAAAAGAAAGGCTAAATCTGTAGCAAAATATTTCCTGGATATGCAAAAAGTAGCTTTAAAGTCATATGAAATCTTAAACAAAAAAGGAATCGCTTTTTTTGTAATTGGTAATACTGAATATAAAAAAGTCCGCATCGATAATGCCCTCCATTTAGCTCAATCCCTCAATCAAGCTGGATTTAAAAAAATCTTAACATCAAAAAGGAAAATAAGTAAGAAAATTCTTACTCCATATCGAGATAAAGGTGGACGATTCACAACAGACTCAGCAGGGCGGAGAGTCTACAGTGAAGAGTTTATCTTAATCGGAATAAAAGGATAG
- a CDS encoding M48 family metallopeptidase, giving the protein MILTVYPDLQIEARFPKDTKISEIEKKLSKRKHWIQKQIHYFEKFLPRQPARRYISGETHIYLGKQYILKLKQGTRSNVELARNQLIITSKFSEKPESVEKILNAWYNNQAKILITQRFKFLLVMLKKYKVQTPKLKFRKMQKRWGSCSREGVILLNTELVKTPITCIDYVIVHEFCHLKFPKHDLRFYKMLNDLLPDWEYRKDRLERSLFI; this is encoded by the coding sequence ATGATTCTAACAGTTTATCCGGACTTACAAATAGAGGCTCGATTCCCCAAAGACACTAAAATTTCTGAAATTGAAAAAAAACTATCTAAAAGGAAACATTGGATTCAGAAACAGATCCATTATTTTGAGAAATTCCTCCCAAGGCAACCCGCTCGTAGGTATATCAGCGGAGAAACTCACATTTACTTAGGAAAACAGTATATTCTAAAACTAAAGCAAGGAACTCGATCAAACGTCGAATTAGCGCGGAATCAACTAATAATAACCAGCAAATTTTCGGAAAAACCCGAATCAGTGGAAAAGATACTCAATGCTTGGTATAATAATCAGGCAAAAATTCTTATAACTCAAAGATTCAAATTTCTTTTAGTTATGCTAAAAAAATACAAAGTTCAAACCCCAAAGTTAAAATTTCGCAAAATGCAAAAACGCTGGGGAAGTTGCAGTCGGGAAGGAGTCATCTTATTGAATACCGAGTTAGTCAAAACTCCCATCACTTGCATTGATTACGTAATCGTTCATGAGTTTTGTCATTTAAAATTTCCCAAACATGATTTAAGATTTTATAAAATGCTAAACGATCTTCTTCCTGATTGGGAATATAGAAAAGATCGCCTTGAACGTTCACTTTTTATATAG
- a CDS encoding LIC_13246 family protein: MGKSKDKEEGWKELTQEGITQFKTILSAIQRFQSMTLRSATTKGAHWDFKKDLLKAKECRIYVKATDDKHVFQVYAEIVEGDKVRRSEFVFIDGITEAREVFENQGWLEHPVFSILSLSDICRDHSA; this comes from the coding sequence ATGGGTAAATCAAAGGATAAAGAAGAAGGTTGGAAAGAGCTAACGCAAGAAGGCATAACGCAGTTTAAGACGATCTTGAGCGCTATCCAGAGATTTCAGAGTATGACATTGAGATCAGCAACTACCAAAGGGGCTCATTGGGATTTTAAAAAAGATCTGCTGAAAGCAAAGGAATGTCGGATATATGTGAAGGCTACAGATGATAAGCATGTGTTCCAAGTTTACGCTGAGATAGTTGAGGGTGACAAAGTTCGCCGCAGTGAGTTTGTGTTTATTGATGGAATAACCGAAGCACGGGAAGTTTTTGAAAATCAAGGCTGGTTAGAGCATCCGGTCTTCAGTATTCTGTCCCTGAGTGACATATGTAGGGATCATAGCGCATAA
- a CDS encoding tyrosine-type recombinase/integrase, giving the protein MSTSSNVLFIADFKFEQRRKRENQDGATGSALGKGLTDKTMCDLTRSFAQPISERDYRNRALFSLMSKTGLRAKEVVSLKFSNIFSAPSGESLIKYLKKGGNLGYAVIAEETLAFIREYHFIIDYKGDYFFLSMPGRNQYKRNPLTTRGLQLIVNSWGVKTCSGRMVHPHALRFTTGAKLLETSGSIAAQKVLGHSSPVTTSKYYTKPYFDGSKFLSWE; this is encoded by the coding sequence ATGTCAACAAGTTCTAATGTACTTTTTATCGCGGATTTTAAATTTGAACAGAGACGAAAAAGAGAAAATCAAGATGGTGCCACTGGTTCCGCACTCGGGAAGGGACTCACAGATAAAACTATGTGTGACTTAACGCGCTCCTTTGCACAACCCATTTCAGAAAGGGATTACCGAAATCGTGCATTATTCTCTTTGATGAGCAAAACTGGACTTCGTGCGAAGGAAGTAGTTTCTTTAAAATTTTCCAATATTTTTTCTGCTCCTTCCGGTGAATCACTTATCAAATATTTAAAGAAAGGAGGAAACTTAGGGTACGCAGTTATTGCTGAAGAGACGTTAGCTTTTATCCGTGAGTATCATTTTATAATCGATTATAAAGGTGATTATTTCTTCTTATCTATGCCTGGCAGGAATCAATATAAAAGAAATCCGCTAACCACCCGAGGACTGCAATTGATTGTTAATTCTTGGGGTGTTAAAACCTGCTCTGGTCGCATGGTTCACCCTCACGCCCTGAGATTCACAACAGGAGCGAAGTTACTCGAAACTTCCGGCTCGATCGCGGCCCAGAAGGTACTGGGGCATTCAAGTCCCGTAACGACATCCAAATATTATACTAAACCCTATTTTGATGGATCTAAGTTCCTTAGTTGGGAATGA
- a CDS encoding Imm27 family immunity protein, whose amino-acid sequence MIKKLLPFENEIIGSQITDDSGAQHDSNLSRVIYLIENYLIKIKTDNSGWDTLYQDPEDGRYWEATYPQSSIHGGGPISLFALTDEQAKKKFKLS is encoded by the coding sequence ATGATTAAAAAACTATTACCTTTCGAAAACGAAATAATTGGCTCTCAGATTACAGATGATTCAGGGGCTCAGCACGATTCAAATTTATCACGCGTGATATATTTGATAGAAAATTATCTAATCAAAATTAAAACAGATAATTCCGGTTGGGACACTCTTTATCAAGATCCAGAAGATGGCAGATACTGGGAAGCAACTTATCCTCAGAGTAGCATTCATGGTGGTGGACCAATTAGTCTTTTTGCACTTACTGATGAGCAGGCGAAAAAGAAGTTTAAATTGTCTTAG
- a CDS encoding tyrosine-type recombinase/integrase: MISDMYVYGYSKKTIKSYTECVAKLTEFHRKSPLTLKPVDIYNFFLHLRKQELSDSTVLVYYSALSLFYGLSKKKSIMKLIPTPKKKPKVATVLNKTEVACLLNHCSSLKEKAIFTLLYSSGIRLGELEQLKVNHIDFERKSIFIEEGKGSKQRYAILADPAAYLLKQYIQSYRPISYLFFSSTKGRDFRVNTRWIQIILKDICKKSGITKNATVHTLRHSFATHLLEDGYSILYIQKLLGHTAINSTLIYLHVNPNYLLQIPSPIEKFHTPKFDIFETDSQYGLELEME, translated from the coding sequence ATGATTTCAGACATGTATGTCTATGGCTACTCAAAGAAGACTATCAAGTCTTATACCGAATGCGTTGCTAAGCTCACCGAATTCCATCGAAAATCTCCTTTAACATTAAAGCCTGTTGATATTTACAATTTTTTCTTACACCTTCGTAAACAGGAGCTGAGCGATTCCACGGTTCTCGTCTACTACAGTGCATTGTCTTTGTTCTATGGGCTTTCAAAAAAGAAATCGATAATGAAGCTAATTCCTACTCCAAAGAAAAAACCAAAAGTTGCAACCGTCCTAAATAAAACTGAGGTAGCCTGCCTTTTGAATCATTGTAGCTCTTTAAAAGAAAAAGCAATCTTTACCTTACTATATTCATCGGGGATTCGGCTTGGAGAGTTAGAGCAATTAAAGGTCAATCATATTGATTTCGAACGAAAATCTATTTTCATTGAAGAAGGAAAGGGAAGTAAACAGAGATACGCAATTTTAGCTGATCCAGCTGCTTATTTACTTAAACAGTATATTCAAAGCTATCGCCCTATTTCATATCTATTTTTCTCTTCAACGAAAGGTAGGGACTTTCGAGTAAATACTCGATGGATTCAAATAATTTTGAAAGATATTTGCAAAAAGTCTGGAATTACGAAGAATGCGACAGTTCACACTTTACGTCACTCTTTTGCTACTCATCTTTTAGAAGATGGTTACAGCATCCTTTATATTCAGAAATTGCTGGGACACACAGCGATAAATAGCACTTTGATCTATCTCCATGTGAATCCAAATTATTTACTACAAATTCCGAGTCCGATTGAGAAGTTCCATACTCCAAAATTTGATATATTTGAAACGGATTCGCAATATGGGTTGGAATTAGAGATGGAGTGA
- a CDS encoding IS5 family transposase (programmed frameshift) has protein sequence MDKYYSEIPEGLWKQIAPLNPKEKSKPKGGRNRVPTRVVMAGIIYRMKTGCQWRAIPNDFGSGQTCHRRFQEWERAGVFKKIYKSILKYYDVKNKIAWDWASMDSAMVKAPKGGVLTGKNPTDRAKLGVKRHILTDGNGIPLAITLSGANVHDKRNVKDTLNSILVFSGRKRKKPKHLCLDKGYDFKDIEALIKRRNIRPHIRKKGEKPLIGKYKGKPRRWVVERTNSWHNRFRAILIRWERKAENYLASLYLASSIIVFNFFNR, from the exons ATGGACAAATATTATTCAGAGATTCCCGAGGGACTTTGGAAACAAATAGCCCCTTTGAACCCAAAAGAGAAGTCAAAGCCGAAAGGTGGTCGCAATCGCGTTCCAACAAGAGTCGTAATGGCAGGTATCATCTATCGAATGAAAACAGGCTGTCAGTGGCGTGCAATTCCGAATGACTTTGGATCGGGTCAAACTTGTCACAGAAGATTTCAAGAATGGGAACGAGCGGGAGTATTCAAAAAGATTTATAAATCTATTTTAAAATATTATGATGTGAAGAATAAGATAGCTTGGGATTGGGCTTCGATGGATTCCGCAATGGTCAAGGCTCCCAAAGGGGGAGTTT TAACCGGGAAAAATCCTACAGACCGTGCCAAATTGGGAGTTAAACGGCATATTCTTACGGATGGAAACGGAATTCCATTGGCAATTACGTTGAGCGGAGCGAACGTTCATGATAAACGCAATGTAAAAGATACATTGAATTCCATCTTGGTTTTTTCCGGAAGAAAAAGAAAAAAACCAAAACACCTTTGTTTAGATAAAGGTTATGACTTCAAAGATATAGAAGCATTGATCAAAAGAAGAAACATTCGACCTCATATTCGGAAAAAAGGTGAAAAACCTCTTATTGGTAAATACAAAGGAAAACCTAGACGTTGGGTCGTTGAAAGAACAAATAGTTGGCATAATCGATTCAGAGCTATTTTGATTCGCTGGGAAAGAAAAGCAGAAAACTATCTGGCTTCTCTTTATCTTGCAAGCTCAATCATTGTTTTTAACTTTTTTAATAGGTAG
- a CDS encoding APC family permease, with product MFSSMVGPGIFITTGYILHQVPNPNIVLLAWILGGFLAVAGAMSYAKSASLFPYAGGDYVYLKEAYSPIVAFASGWLSLSINFSASISLSALAFSKSFFSLSNPSWDIYFFEFPFLGLTISIGNAQILAMCAILLFTIINFFGISTASRIQNLFTSVKILGLVSFVILGFIIGNYDTSRFQSFSLLPSGLGGMELLLAGVIPVTYSYLGWNMITYVAEEVKNPDKNIYKAVLYSCALVAILYILINFLFLSSAPISELSGDKIGIAASSFLFGPKATIFITAFICWAFLGSISAYIIGGSRIYFAMARDGFFFSNMAKLHPKHKSPHMSLLFQCGYACLFCFVKEIESLLYLITCSTLLLATITSYTPILFEKKHYKLKFRIPGYPYTTYLYIASNVCIIATLLWNKPTETFWGIGFTLLSVPMYYYFKATQTSSAKVSIPLGSKSPELLATSLLPENEPVPVASGEP from the coding sequence ATGTTCAGCTCTATGGTAGGACCGGGAATATTTATCACTACAGGTTATATTCTCCATCAAGTCCCAAATCCGAACATCGTTTTACTCGCTTGGATCTTGGGAGGTTTTCTCGCAGTTGCGGGCGCAATGTCCTATGCAAAGTCCGCTTCTCTTTTTCCGTATGCAGGAGGGGATTACGTTTATCTAAAGGAAGCATATTCACCTATCGTAGCGTTTGCCAGCGGGTGGCTTTCTCTTTCGATTAATTTTTCCGCTTCAATATCCCTATCTGCATTAGCATTTTCTAAATCGTTTTTTTCTTTGTCTAATCCCTCTTGGGACATTTACTTTTTTGAATTCCCGTTTTTAGGGCTCACTATTTCGATCGGAAACGCTCAAATCTTAGCGATGTGCGCCATTCTTCTTTTTACGATCATAAACTTCTTCGGAATTTCGACGGCTTCCAGAATTCAGAACTTATTCACAAGTGTAAAAATTTTGGGCTTGGTAAGTTTTGTAATCCTGGGATTTATCATCGGAAATTACGATACGTCTCGTTTTCAATCCTTCTCTCTATTACCATCGGGTTTAGGAGGAATGGAACTTTTACTTGCGGGTGTGATTCCCGTGACGTATTCGTATTTGGGTTGGAATATGATCACTTACGTAGCGGAAGAAGTCAAAAATCCGGACAAGAATATCTACAAAGCCGTTTTATATTCCTGCGCGTTAGTTGCCATTCTCTATATTCTCATCAACTTTCTCTTTTTAAGTTCCGCGCCTATTTCCGAACTATCGGGAGATAAAATCGGAATCGCCGCTTCTTCCTTTTTATTTGGACCCAAAGCGACGATTTTTATTACCGCATTTATTTGCTGGGCGTTCCTCGGATCGATTTCCGCTTACATCATCGGAGGTTCGAGAATTTATTTCGCGATGGCGAGAGACGGATTCTTTTTTTCTAATATGGCCAAGCTACATCCTAAACATAAAAGTCCTCACATGTCCCTTCTTTTTCAATGCGGATACGCTTGCTTATTCTGTTTCGTGAAAGAAATTGAAAGTCTTCTTTATTTAATCACTTGTTCCACTTTACTTCTAGCGACGATTACTTCTTACACACCCATTCTTTTTGAAAAAAAGCACTACAAATTGAAGTTTAGAATTCCAGGATATCCTTATACAACTTATCTTTACATCGCTTCCAACGTTTGTATTATAGCGACTTTACTCTGGAACAAACCTACCGAAACGTTTTGGGGAATCGGGTTTACCCTTCTTTCCGTTCCTATGTACTACTACTTTAAAGCGACACAAACATCTTCAGCGAAAGTTTCCATTCCCCTAGGTTCGAAATCTCCGGAACTCTTGGCAACCAGCCTTCTTCCTGAAAACGAACCGGTTCCGGTCGCCAGCGGAGAGCCGTAA
- a CDS encoding helix-turn-helix domain-containing protein yields the protein MNLETYEKSFRKKLGAKVKELRIEKGLTQEDMEDSSNGIPYRTFVELERGNSNVTIHTLIKVALRLGVKPKDLFDF from the coding sequence GTGAATTTAGAAACGTATGAGAAGAGCTTTCGTAAAAAATTAGGCGCAAAAGTTAAAGAATTGAGAATCGAAAAAGGACTTACTCAAGAAGATATGGAGGATAGTTCAAATGGGATACCATATAGAACATTTGTAGAATTGGAACGGGGAAACTCTAATGTTACGATTCACACTTTAATAAAAGTAGCTCTGAGACTTGGAGTAAAACCTAAAGATCTATTTGATTTCTAA
- a CDS encoding sensor histidine kinase — MSEGEHLSIRPYARLLTMLGEQLIKNERIALIELIKNAYDADADWVKISFLGFDENFNQDESSKIIIEDSGTGMDYKVIVNHFLNPATPEKKRKKNSNKSKTPKGRIIQGEKGIGRFAILKLGRKVEIITKTKNESREIFIEYDFIKYDDEFLSEHGKEKDLFIDDIRVLVQQRESESFLKKKINLGTREIEKSKHGTIIKISNLKGSWSKQKIKLVYNDLARLQSIFPFKNKSKDFEVFIYKDQQHLNFQNQYLEKLDILLKDRSVLQIEDGVFDASRMEFRYKLNGKAQLISIFDPEVTGLKVFKDKFEVGGEILKNRQVECGSFKFGFYIFDFSKQAPARFLLDREDKGLIKENRIYLYRDDIRVYPYGEPDDDWLKIDAYRGTISAGDFLSNDQVVGFVKITHVDNPNLKDKTNREGLIEEGNATDDFISIIQTFLSYIRKKEYKKYRIDLINKNDQDIFRSEIILAEIENIKPLLKGNSKAIEALEKIETDYITERKYLIRRAETTEELAGVGLSVETASHDIMAIMLKVLSNIDSLIKDFISEDVIDKELLLSELQSIRGGMSFIESQLKDIQLLFKSSKQRRKNIRVRDIVDKVIKIYNRYLNKENIQCKIVEDSSPLVAKTTDAVLLQLFLNLFDNSLYWLQQISLKTKKIEIHLEGNEGRLIFSDNGPGIPKSDVPYIFEPFYSGKGEEGRGLGLYIARQLLERNEYTIELAELKSDKVLSGANFLINFISEKD; from the coding sequence ATGTCTGAAGGCGAACATCTTTCGATAAGACCGTACGCACGATTACTCACCATGCTAGGTGAACAGTTGATAAAAAATGAAAGAATTGCATTGATTGAATTAATAAAAAATGCGTATGACGCTGATGCTGACTGGGTAAAAATTTCGTTTTTAGGCTTTGACGAAAATTTTAATCAAGACGAGAGCTCAAAGATCATAATTGAAGATTCCGGAACCGGAATGGATTATAAGGTTATTGTAAATCATTTTTTGAATCCTGCAACTCCTGAGAAAAAAAGAAAGAAAAATTCCAATAAAAGCAAAACTCCAAAGGGAAGAATTATCCAAGGAGAGAAAGGGATTGGTAGATTTGCAATATTAAAATTAGGTAGGAAAGTTGAAATTATAACAAAGACAAAAAATGAATCAAGGGAAATTTTCATAGAGTATGATTTTATAAAGTACGATGACGAATTTCTTTCTGAACATGGAAAAGAAAAGGATTTGTTTATTGATGACATACGAGTATTGGTTCAGCAGAGAGAGTCGGAATCATTTTTGAAAAAAAAGATTAACTTAGGAACTCGTGAAATAGAGAAAAGCAAGCACGGGACAATTATTAAAATTTCAAATTTAAAAGGGAGTTGGTCAAAACAAAAGATCAAATTAGTATATAATGATCTTGCTCGTTTGCAATCGATTTTTCCATTTAAAAATAAATCTAAAGACTTTGAAGTGTTTATCTATAAGGACCAACAGCACCTCAATTTTCAGAACCAATATTTAGAAAAATTAGATATTTTATTGAAGGATAGATCGGTACTCCAGATTGAAGACGGAGTCTTTGACGCTTCTAGGATGGAATTTCGCTATAAGCTTAATGGCAAGGCCCAATTGATTTCAATATTTGATCCGGAGGTGACTGGATTAAAAGTTTTTAAAGATAAATTCGAAGTTGGAGGTGAAATCCTAAAGAATCGACAAGTTGAATGTGGTTCATTTAAATTTGGATTTTATATTTTCGATTTTTCTAAACAAGCTCCAGCAAGATTTCTTTTAGATCGAGAAGATAAAGGCTTAATTAAAGAGAATCGGATTTATCTTTATCGAGACGATATTAGGGTCTATCCCTACGGAGAGCCTGATGATGATTGGTTGAAAATAGATGCATATCGGGGTACGATTAGTGCAGGAGATTTTTTAAGCAACGATCAGGTCGTAGGTTTTGTAAAAATTACTCATGTCGATAATCCAAATCTAAAAGATAAAACGAATAGAGAAGGCCTTATTGAAGAGGGGAATGCGACTGATGATTTTATCTCAATAATACAAACCTTCTTGTCATATATTAGAAAAAAAGAATATAAAAAATATAGAATTGATTTAATCAATAAGAATGATCAGGATATTTTCAGGTCGGAGATTATTTTAGCAGAAATCGAAAATATTAAGCCTTTGCTTAAGGGAAATTCAAAAGCAATTGAAGCGTTGGAGAAGATTGAGACTGATTACATTACTGAAAGAAAGTATTTGATTCGAAGAGCTGAAACGACTGAAGAGTTGGCCGGAGTAGGGCTTTCGGTAGAAACTGCTTCGCATGATATTATGGCAATAATGCTTAAGGTGTTATCGAATATTGATTCACTTATAAAGGATTTTATATCGGAAGATGTAATCGACAAAGAGCTTCTTTTGTCAGAATTACAATCTATTAGAGGTGGGATGAGTTTTATTGAGAGTCAGTTGAAAGATATTCAGTTGCTCTTTAAATCATCTAAACAAAGAAGGAAAAATATTCGAGTTCGCGATATTGTTGATAAGGTAATTAAAATATACAATCGCTATTTGAACAAAGAAAATATTCAGTGTAAAATTGTCGAAGACTCCTCCCCTCTTGTTGCAAAAACTACGGATGCTGTATTGCTTCAATTATTCTTAAACTTATTCGATAATTCTCTGTATTGGCTGCAGCAAATTTCATTGAAAACAAAAAAAATAGAAATTCATCTGGAAGGCAATGAAGGTCGACTTATCTTTTCTGACAATGGGCCTGGCATTCCTAAATCAGATGTTCCTTATATTTTTGAACCCTTTTATTCTGGTAAGGGAGAGGAGGGGAGAGGATTGGGGTTATATATAGCGAGACAATTGTTAGAAAGAAATGAATACACGATCGAACTAGCCGAATTAAAATCAGATAAGGTCTTATCTGGCGCAAATTTCTTAATTAATTTTATTTCAGAGAAAGATTAA